One Thermodesulfobacteriota bacterium DNA window includes the following coding sequences:
- a CDS encoding (2Fe-2S)-binding protein — protein sequence MRQKRVRLIVNGQTHQFEVGERPHQVKPSHTLAHTLRETLGLTGTKVSCGHGACGCCTVLMEGRAILSCLTLTVECDGRRITTIEGLKDPETGALDPLQQAFIDHSAFQCGFCTPGILMSAKALLMENPNPTEDEVKEALSGNFCRCIAHYQVVRAVRAASGLTR from the coding sequence ATGAGACAGAAGAGGGTGAGGCTGATCGTCAACGGCCAGACCCACCAGTTCGAGGTAGGTGAAAGACCCCATCAGGTCAAACCCTCCCATACCCTTGCCCATACCTTGCGCGAAACCCTCGGGTTGACGGGAACGAAGGTCTCCTGCGGCCACGGCGCCTGCGGATGCTGCACGGTGTTGATGGAGGGCCGGGCGATCCTCTCTTGCCTCACCCTGACCGTCGAGTGCGACGGAAGAAGGATCACCACCATCGAGGGCCTGAAGGACCCGGAGACCGGAGCCCTCGATCCCCTCCAGCAGGCCTTCATCGACCACTCCGCCTTCCAGTGCGGCTTCTGCACCCCCGGAATCCTCATGAGCGCAAAGGCCCTCCTGATGGAGAATCCAAATCCCACGGAGGACGAGGTGAAGGAGGCCCTCTCGGGAAACTTCTGCAGGTGCATCGCCCACTATCAGGTGGTCAGGGCCGTGAGGGCCGCTTCGGGCCTAACGAGGTAG